The segment GGCGGCCCGGGATGCGCCCTGCTGGTCCTCGCCAGCGCCTGCCGGCCCGGCACCCTGCGCCGGGCCATCGCCGCCCGGGCGCGGGGCTTTGTGGACAAGGACGCGCCACCGGCCCGGCTGTTGCACGCGATAAACCTGGTCGCCGCCGGGAAGCGCTATGTCGACCATTCGCTCAGCCCGGATTTCCTGGAGGCCGCCGACATGCCGCTGACCCCGCGTGAGTTAAGCGTGCTCTCGCTGGCCGCAGGCGGCGCCTCGGTCTCCGAGATCGCCCGTGAACTGCATCTGAGCAGTGGGACGGTGCGCAATTACATGGCGGCGATCAATCGCAAAACCGGCGCCCGGAACCGGGTGGACGCGATACGGATATCGCAGGGGGCGGGCTGGGTTTAGGGCGGACCTGTCCGGTGCGTCCGTGAAGTCCCGCGATCAGCCGAGAGAGCGGGATTTCGCGGCGATGTTCTCCGCGCGCTCCGGTGCGTCCGGCTGCCAGCTTCCCGCGAGATCCCGGTAGAGGGGCGAGCGTTCGAGCAGCTCGTCATGGGTGCCGCAGATGGCCCGGTTGCCGTCGAGTACCAGGATGCGGTCGGCCCGGCGGGCCGAGGTGATCCGGTGGGCCACGACAATCAGCGTTCCGGGGCGCTCCGCGAAGGCGCGCTCGGCCCGCATTTCCGCCGCCGGGTCGAGGTGGCAGGTCGCCTCGTCGAGGAGGACGAGGGGGGCGGGTGACAGATAGGCCCGGCCCAGTGCGATCAGCTGGCGCTCGCCCTGGGACAGGGCGCCCGGCTCGAGCGGTGCGTCGAAGCCGCCCAGCCGGTGCACCAGCGCGTCCAGGCCCACGGCGTCCGACGCCGCCTCCAGGGCGGCCGGGGAGGCGCCGTCCGGGCAGAGGTAGAGCAGGTTCTCGCGCAGGGTTCCGGAGAAGACGTAGGCCTGTTGCGGGATGAGCACCCGCAGCAGGGACGGGTCGGTTCCGGAGGGGGCGCGGACCGGCCGGCCGGCCACGTGTATCTCGCCGTGGCCGGGTTCGAGCAGACCGGCGACGAGAGCGGTCAGGGTCGACTTTCCGATGCCGCTCGGGCCCACCACGACGAGGTGTTCGCCCGCTTCGACGGTCAGGTCGAGGTCGTGCAGCACGGGCTGGGCGGCGGGCCCGTAGGCGAAGGTCACCGCGCGCAGTTCGACGCGGGGGTCGTCGGGCGGGACGGGGACGTGGGGCGCGGGCTCCTGCACGGTGGCGGGGGGCGGCGCGGTGCGGGGCTCCGTAGCGGCGTCGGTGGTGAGCCGGTCCAGGACCACGAGCAGCCGGGTGCCGGCCGAGCCCAGCGCGTTCATCAGGGTGTGCAGGGCGGGCAGCAGGGACTGGGTCAGATAGGCCAGTGCGCCCAGTACGGCGCCGGGGGTGAGCCCTTGTCGCAGCAGCCAGGGCGCGGTCACCAGCAGCAACAGGATGGGCAGTTGGCCGGCCAGGCCGAGCGCGAGACAGCGGACGGCGGCCCAGCGTGCCAGCTGCCGTGCCGCGCGGGCCTCGTCCTCGATCACGCCGTACGCCCGGTCCGCGGTCCGCTGCTGCGCACCGCAGGCCACCACGTCACGCAGTCCCTCGGCGACGGCGCCGAACTGTGTGGCCAGATCCTCGTCCGCCCGGAGAAAGGCGCGCTGGCTGGCCGCCATCGGCCGGAGGGTGGCCAGGAAGAGCAGCAGCCCGGCCGCGAGCGGAGGCACCACGATCAGCAGCAACTCGGGTGCCAGGGAGAGGAGTCCGAACACCGCTCCGGCCGCGGTGAACACGAAGGAGCGGGCGACCAGGACCAGTCCGGCGAAGCTGTCCCGGGCGATCTCGGTCTGGTTGGTCAGCCGGGAGACCACGGCGCTGTCCGCCGCCCGGGCCGGCTGCGCCACCGCGTGCGTCAGCGACCGGGACACCACCTGACGGACCAGGCCGTCGCGCAGCGGCTCGACGAGGTCGGCCAGTCCGCGGAAGACCCCTCGGCCGGCCAGCCCGCCGACCACGACGGCCAGTGCGGTGACGCCCAGCCAGATCAGCCCGACGCCGGTGTGGCCGGCCAGAAAGCCCTGGTCCAGGGCCTTTGCCAGGCCGTAGCCGCCGAGGAAGGTGTGGGCGGACTCCAGCAGTGACCAGCCGGCCAGCAGCAGTAGTACACGGGTCCGGCGGCGGAGAAAGCGCCTCGCCCGGGGCAGCAGTCGTGCGGTCGCGGTCGTCATGAGGCGGTCCGGGTGTCCTCGTCGTCGGTATGGGCGAACACCGCGCGGTAGTCGGCGTCGGCCCAGAGCCGGTCGTGTGGGGCGACGGCGCGAAGCCGGCCATTTTCCAGCCAGGCGACCAGATCGGCGCGGGCGGCGGAGGAGACGCGATGGGCGATCAGCAGTCTGCTGCCGGTCCGTACGTCATGGACCAGGGCCCGGCGGACATGGAGTTCGGTGACGCTGTCCAGGCTGGAGGTGGCGTCGTCGAGCACGAGCAGCCGGCCCGCATGGGCGAACGCCCGTGCCAGGCCGAGCCGTTGGACCTCGCCGCCGGACAGCGGGGCGTCGGTGAGCGGCGCGGCGTATCCCCCGGGGAGGAGACGGACGAACGAGTCCGCACCGGCCGCGCGGGCGGCGGCCTCGATGGCCCGGTCCGGGGGCTCGTAGGGGCCGAAGCCGATGGCGGCCCCTACGGTGGCGCCGAACAGGGCGGGCCGCTCGAAGGCGTAGCCGATCTCGCGGCGCAGTTGTGCTGGGTCGGCCTCGTCGAGGGGTATCCCGTCCAGCAGCACCTGTCCGCTGTCGGGGTCGGTGAGCCGGCCCGCGACGGCGGCGAGCAGCGACTTGCCCGCCCCCGAGTGCCCGACGACCGCCACGGTCGTGCCGCCGGGCACCACCAGGTCGACGTCGCGCAGCGCGGGGGTGCCACCGCGGAGGACGGTGACCGCGCGCAGTTCGAGCCGGCCGGGGCCGTCGGCGGGCAGCGGCCGGGAGCCCTGCGCGGGCGTGGGCAGGGTGAGGAGCTCGCCGGTGCGGTGGGCCGCGGCGCGGCTGCGCACCAGGGCGTTGAGCTGCCCGACGACCCCGCCCAGCCCGGCGGTGAGGGCGGCGTACCGGGAGGCAGCCAGCAGCTCACCGACGGACAGGCTGCCGTACGCCAGCCGGATGCCGCCGACGGCGAGGACGGCGGTGGTCAGCAGCGGCACCAGGATGCTGCTGCTGACCACGGCGCGGCCGTAGATCTGCCACATCTGCCGTCCCTGCGCGCCCAGTTCGGGAAGCGGTGCGAGGACCCGGGCCCGCTCACGCCCTGCCGTGCCCGCCGCGGCGATGGTCCGGGCGCCGCCGAGCGCCTCGACGAGCCGCGTCGCGAGGTCCGCCTGGACGCGCTGATAGCGACGGACACTGTCGGAGGAGCCGCGGGCGAAGCGGCGCAGCAGCCGGGTCAGCAGCGGCAGCCCGGCAAGGAACACGGCGGCCAGCCAGATGTCGGTGAGCGCCAGGGCGATGAGGGCGCCGACCGGGGTGATGACGGCGGCGAGGCCGGTGGCCGCGGCGGTGGGGGCGGTCCCGGCGTCGGCGGCGTTCCCGGTGAGGCGGGTCACCAGGTCGCCGGGGGTGAAGCGGTCGGCGACCCGGTGCGGGGCGAGCGAGAGCAGATGGTCGATACCGCGCCGGCGGAGCCAGGCGGTGCTGCGCGCGGTGGTGACGCCGCCGGTCAGCGCCACCAGCGCGTCCAGCAGCACTTCCGCGCTCAGCAGCACGGCGCAGAGCACCAGGGCCCCGTGGAGGCCCGGACGGGCGCCGAGTACGAGGTCGAGGGTGTGGCCGAGCACGGCGGGCAGCGCGAGGGCGGCACCCGCGGACGCCACGCTGAAGAGGCAGACGGCGAGGGTGCGTACGGGGCTGTGCCGGAAGGCCCCGGTCAGGACGGAGCGGACGCCGGGGTCCGGCCCGCGCCGGGCGGCAGAGGGCGAGGAGGGCCCGGGGGTGCGGGGCATGCGGGTGTGGACCTCGCCTCCAAGGGACGGATACGGGCGGCAGCGGCAGGCCCCGGGCGGTGTTGCCACCCGGGGCTCGCCGTGACTTACGCGCTTCGGGGGCCGAGGTCCCCTAGCGGCGGGAAGTCAGTTACAGGTGGTGACGCTCAGGCTGCTGTCACCGCAGAGCAGCAGGCTCGCGCGGCTGCCGGTGTGCAGCTCCTCCGTGGCCTCGGCCTTGGGGGTCTCCAGCGTCTGCAGGTCAAGAAGGGACATGGTGGTTCCTCTCTGATGGGGACGGTGTTTCTTGATCGGCCCCGGACGGGGCCGGCTTCAGGGCCGCCTGGGCGGCGGGAGGAAGGGCAGGTGCACGGGGGTGTCGTGCAGCGCGCTGCCCAGTGCGAGCAGGCATCCGGCGGTGCCGGTGCTCAGGTCCATGGAGAGCCGCATCATCTGCTCCCCGGCGAAGGCCAGTTGGCCTTGGTAGGGCACGGCGCCCCAGGCCAGGGAGTCGATCTGACGGCGGAGGTCGGTGGCGTGGGTGCCGGGGCCGCCGGCCGTGGTGCGGGCGAGGTGCAGCACCATGCCCGCCGCACCCCGGAACAGGCCGGGCTGGGCATAGAACTTGGCCTGGGCGGCCTGCACGATCTCGCTCCGCGCCCTGGCGAACTCGTCGTCCGGACGATGGGCGAGGAAGTCGTCGAGCACCATGCCGATGCCGACGCTGCCGGCGCCGAGGTACGGCATGGTCCGCCAGCCCTCGTTGACCTGGAGGGCGCCCCCGGCGCCGCGGACGCAACGGGACAGGTCCCGGCGCAGGGCGTCCGCGGCCAGATCGAGCAGCGCGGGGTCGTCGGTGCGCTCGTACAGGCGCAGGAAGAGCAGGGCCGCTCCGCTGTCGCCGTACAGCAGCCCGGCGCGGGGCGTCGCGCCGCCCACGGCGGGTGGCGCGGCGGTCCGGAGCTTGTCGGCGACGAGCTGGGCGCAGTGCGAGGCCCGCTCGCCGAGGGCGGTTTCGCCGGTGGTGCCGGCCAGGGAGTCGAGGGCGAGGCCGAGGCCCGCCAGTCCGCTGTGCAGATCGGGGGCGATGTCCTGCCAGCGCTGTGTGGCGACGGTGTCGATGAGGTCCAGGGCCCGATCCCGGTGGCCGAGCCGGTCCAGGACCCAGGCGACGCCGGAGAGGCCGTCGTAGAAGCCGAGCGGGCTGCCGGACGCGGGGGTCTTCGTCCTCCGCAGCAGCCACTCCTCCGCCTCCGGGCAGCGGTCCGCGCCGGTCTCGTCCAGGGCGTACAGCACTCCGGCCGCCCCGTAGGCGAAGCAGGTGCCCCCGCCCGTGGTGGAGAACTGGGCGATGTCGCCGGGGAAGTAGCGGTCCTCCCGGTCGGGGGTGGCCGAGGCGAGCACGGCCCGGACCATGGAGTCGCGGCTGTGCGGCCAGTCGCCGAGGGCCACGGGGAGGTAGTCCGCTCCCCCGGTCCGGCCCGTACGGACGGGGGCGTGCGCGGGCTGATACCCCCGCAGGATCTCCGCCACCGCTTCGTCGAGATAGTCGCGGGGCACCGGGAACTGCGCGGCGGCGATCTCCGCGAGGTGGGCCGCCTTGTTGCGGTCCACCGCGAACAGGCTGGTGAGCGGGAGGAACAGGGCAAGTCGCAGACAGGCCAGGGCGTAGCGGTCGACGTCGAAGCCCCGACGGTCCGCGGGGGCGACGAAGCCCGGGTTGGCGATCACCTGACGGCTGGACTCGTCGTCGACGGACGCGGCCTCGAAGTCCAGGAGCACCACGGCGGATTCGTCCTCGGACATCATGATGTTGAAGAGGTGGAGATCGTTGAAGACCACGCCACGGGAGTGGACCGCCTTGACGGCGTCGGCCACCAGGCCGTGGACGCGCATGGCCCACTCGGTGTACTCCGCGAGCCGCTCGGGGCTCGGATCGGCCTCGATCAGCGGGTGACGGTGCGCGAAGAAGCTGTTCAGCGGCCGGCCTTCGATGAACTCCAGCACCAGGAAGGTGTGCTCGCCGAGCGTGAACCAGTCGTGTACCTCGGGGGCGCAGCCGAGTCCGGAGAGTCTTTTCAGCGCGTCCCGCTCGCGCGCCAGCCGGGTCACGGCGTCCGCTTCATCGGCGGCCAGCCCCGCGTACGGCCGTGCCTCCTTCAGCACCACCCGCTGATCGGTCCGCAGATCCCGGCCGACGTAGACGCCACCGCCGTTGGAGAAGTGCAGCGCCTGCTCGATCTTGTACGGGAGGTCGGTGACGGTGGTGGCGGAGCGGGCGGCCAGATGCGGCTGGAGGAACTCCGGGAGGGTGACCCACTCAGGGACGCGGAACGCCGGCTCGCGGCGGTCGGGGACCAGCTGCCCCTGACCGTCCTCGATCGCGGGGCGGAGTTCGCCCTTGTCGTCGTAGCAGTGCCGTTCGGTGAAGCTGCCGTAGCGCACATACACCGGACCGGCGCCCCAGCGCAGATCGCTGAGGATGTACGGTCCCTGTTCGCCGGCGAGCAGTTCGTTCAGCTCCTCGGCGATGCGGCCGCACTGCTCCTCGTCGGCGGGGTAGACCGTGAGGAACTTTCCGCTGGCGCCGCGGTCGGCGTATTTGGCGTTGCGGATGTGCAGCAGGTACCGGGTCGGCATGCACTTGAAGGCGATCGAGCGCGGGACGCAGTAGTCCCAGACCTTGGCCAGCACGCGTTCGGCGTTGTCCAGGCAGGCGGAGACGTGGATCTTCCAGCCCTGGCTGGGGAGTTCGCGGTCCAGCGGGCGGAACGCCAGCCAGTCACCGGAGCGGTGGCGCTGCCAGCCCTCCGGCAGCTCCCGGCTCAGCGTCGCGTACGGAGCGCCGCGGCCCGTGCTGCTCGCGGGCAGCCGGTGGGGAGCGTCGTAGAACTGTCGGTCGGCGTCGCAGAAGACGGCGTAACCCTTGTTCATCGCACTCCCCCTCGGCTGGTGACACGGATGACGCTGTCATGGCGCGGGGACCGCAAACAGTCATGACTGTCACGAAGAACCCATGAGGAATGCACGTTTGCTGCGAATTTGCTGAGATGTGAAGGGGCGGCCGGGAGCGCCGCCCCTTCCCCTAGGAGTTGTCTTCAAATGTCAGGCCCACATCAGCAGGGATGCGAGGGTGACGGCGGCTTGGTAGGACTCGGCAGTCTTGTCGTACCGGGTGGCGATGCCGCGCCACTGTTTCAAACGGTTGAAGCAGCGCTCCACCACGTTGCGCCGCTTGTAGAGCTGCTTGTCGAAGGCCGGCGGACGTCCGCCGTAGCTGCCGCGGCGAAGCCGGTTGCGGATCTGGTCGGCCCGTTCGGGAATGGTGTGGCCGATGCCCCGTCGCCGCAGCCAGGTGCGGATGGCCTTGGAGCTGTAGCCCTTGTCGCCCAGTACGTGGGCGGGCCGGACCCGCGGGCGTCCTGGGCCGATGCGGGGCACCCGTATCGCCTCCATCACAGCGGTGAACTGGGTGCAGTCGTTGCTGTTTCCGCCGGTGACGGTGAAAGCGAGCGGGCGGCCCACGGCGTCACAGGCGAGGTGAATCTTGCTGGTCAGACCGCCTCGGGAGCGTCCGAGTCCGGAGCTTTGGAGCCCCCTTTTCGGGCCCCGGCGGCGTGCTGGTGGGCACGGACGACGGTGGAATCGACGGAAACGAGCCAGTCGATGTCCCCCGCCTCGTCCGCCCTCGCCTGGGCGGCCTGCAGCATCCGCTCGAAGGTGCCGTCCAGGGCCCACCGGCGGAAACGGGTGTGCAGCGTGGCCCACGGGCCGTACCGCTCGGGCACGTCCCGCCAGGCCGTGCCGGTCCGGAACTTCCACACGATCCCGTTGAGCACGGTGCGGTCGTCCAACCGCTTCCGCCCCCGCAACGATTCAGGCAGCAGAGGCCGGACGAACTCCCACTCAGCATCGGACAGTTCATGGCGACGTATCACCCGACCATGATCCACCACCCGAGATCATTTGAAGACACCCCCTAGGCCGGACGGAGGGTGAGCGTGCCTTCCGGCTCGTCGGCGGCGCAGGGCCGGAAGCCGGAGCTGATCCGGTCGAGGAGCCCTTGCAGCCACCGGGAGTCCTGGCGCGAGGCGTGCCGCAGCCGCATCCGACGGGCCTGTAGGGGGACGATCCGCACGTCGTGGAGCCGGCCGGTGTCCGGTTCCAGCGTGACGAGGAAGAGCAGCCGCAGGTCGTCCCGGTACTCCTCGTAGCCGGTGATGCCCTCGTAGTCATCGATGAAGTCGCCGCACCCGTGGATCACGAGCTTTCCGCGATGCGCCTCCAGGGCGCGGGGGTGGTGTGAGGAGTGGCCGTGGACGAGATCCACTCCGCCCTCCAGGAGCCCATGGGCGAAGGCGGCCTCGCTACGGGTCACGTGGTAGCCCCAGTTGGGGCCCCAGTGGACGGAGGCGACCGCGATGTCCCCCGGCCGCTTCAGCTGCCGTACCCGCCCGATGATCTCGCCCGCGGCGGCCGGTGAGGGCCGGGCCACGAAGTCGACCCCGGAGCGGCCGCCGGCTGCCGCCCAGGCCCGCGGGATACCGCTGGACGGCATCCCGAAGGAGAAGACCAGGATCCGGCGGCCGTCCGCGACGGGGACGACCGCGGGGCGCTGCGCGGCGTCAGGGTCCGCGCCCGCCCCCGCCGTCCGCAGGCCCGCGCCCGCGAGCGTGCCGAGGGTGTCCGCCAGCCCCTGGCGGCCGAAGTCCAGGACGTGGTTGTTGGCCAGTACGCAGACGTCGGGGCGGGCGGCGGCCAGACAGGGCACGTTCGCCGGGTTCATCCGGTAGTGGATTTCCTTCTCGGGTGCAAATCCGGCGTACTGTGTGACGCTGGTTTCCAGGTTGAGCACCCGCGCGGCGGGTGCCGCGTCGTCGAGCACCTCCAGTGCGTCCCCCCATGGCCAGGCGAAGCCGGCCGGACACGGAACGGGGCCGTTTCTCGCCGCCGCCAGCTCGACATAGGCGCGGGCGTCCCGCAGGTACGCCTCCCGCAGCGCCGGGTCTCCGGGGTGCGGCAGGATCTGGTCGACCCCACGGCCGAGCATGACGTCACCGCAGAGGAACAGTGTGAGCAAGTCACCGCCCATTCCCCCAGGTTAGAACCGGCCGGCCGAGGTTTCGCGGCGGGCGGGCGGACGAGGTTTCATGGCGGTGGGCGGACGAGGTTCGTGGCGGGCGGGCGCCGCGCGCCAAGGCGCCCCGGAGCCTGGAACCCGCCCCCTCCCCGGCCCCGGCTTCGTCCCCCTCCCCTGAGCTGCGGCGATCCCCGACGTACACGGTGCCGCGGCTCAGCAGGCGTCACACCGCGCCGGCGCCCCGGCCTGCGGACCGTGCGATGCGGCGGGGCCCGCCGCGGGGGCCCGGGACGTCGCCGGCACGGGGAGCGCGGTGCCGCCGCGCGCCACGGGCGGCGACACCGGACGGCGACCGGCGGCCAGGATGCTGACGGCGTTGGCCACCACGATCGCGAAGACGGCCGGCCACTCGATCCCGCGCAGCGTCTGTCTCAGGACGACCAGGCCGACCAGTGCCGCAAGGACGGGGTTGACGCTCATGAAGATCCCGAAGAACCGCGCGGTAACCCGGCGCAGGGCCAGCAGGCCAGGAGGACGAGCCCGGCCACCCACTGCCGCACGGCCACCACCCCGGCCGGTCCGATCGCCGGAAAGGCCAGCGCTCCCGTCGCGGCGCCGGTCTGATTGGCGAGTCCGCTGCCGCACATCATCGCCGCGCCCGCCAGTCCGCCCGAGCGCGCCGCCCTTCCCCCACGGACGGCTTCCGGATGCGGCAGGCCCTGCGTGCTTCGTCTCATACCCGGCAGCCTCCGTCCACCGGCATCGATACCTAAAATGCCTCCTCGTACGCATCAATACGTTCTGGTTATGGATCTGAGGATGGAACTGCGACATCTGCGCTGCCTGGTGGCGATCGTCGACGCCGGTGGCTTCACCGACGCCGCCATCGATCTCGGGCTCTCGCAGGCCGCGGTGTCCCGGACGCTCGGTTCGCTCGAAGACTTTTTGGGCGTACGGCTGTTGCACCGCACCAGCAGGAGCGCCAGCCCCACCACCGCGGGCGTCCACGTGCTGGCCCGCGCCCGGAAGGTGCTGGCCGAGGCCGACAACCTCATCCGCACCCTCCCCCTCGCTCCTGAGGTGCCGCTGCCTGCCCCTTCTCGACGAATCGGACCGCGCCCATGACGGAACCCGCCGCCGCACCGACGCCACACCTGGCGGCACTCGGCCCCTTCTGCGCCTTCGAGACCCACCCCGATGGCTCCGCACTCACTGCTCCCTGGCGTCAGTTGAGCGAGCTGACGGAGGAGGGGAACGGCGTCCTGCGGGAGCGGGTCGCCTCCGTGCGGGCCTCCCTCGCCGCCAACTACGGCAGACCGCCCGAAGCCGTCGAGTACCGGGGGGCCGCCTCTGTTGCCCATCTCGGCCTGATGGCACGCGTCATCGCACCGGCCCTCGGCCTGGCCACTCTGCACGGCCTGCCGTCGCGGGCGCTCACCCTGGGCGACCTGCGGTGGGCGTCATCCCTCGGCGGCGCGTTCCGACTCTCGCTGCCCCGGGAGGCGGTGACCCCGGCCGCGGCCGAGGGCGTGCAGCATGGGTACGGCCCTGGCAGCGACACCCGCCCGGTCAGCACCCTCGCCGAAGACCTGCTGGCCGGACCGGTCCACGACCTGGTGGCCGCCTTCGCCCCCTTCTCGGTCTCCCGGCACATCCTGTGGGGCAATGTGGCCTCAGCCGTGAACGGCGCCGCCACCGGCATCACCGCGGCGGCCCCCGCCCTGGCACACCCCGCCCACGCAGCAGCCCTGGCCTTCCTACAGCACCCGCAACTACGGGACACCCACACCCTGAACCCCCACAACGCCCGCTTCACCCGCCGAAGTTGCTGCCTCATCTACCGCGCCGCACCGGGCAGCACGGGCGCCCTGTGCGGCGATTGCGTGCTGTTGCACGGTCGAGGCGGTGGCGGACGGGTCGGCGACGGGCGGGGCGGGCGCGGACGGGGAGGGCGATGAGCGGGTGTCGGCGTCCGTGGCCCGGTGACCCCGGGGGTGACAGGTCACCGTCCAACTCCCCCTCAGGGGTTGTCAGTTCGCCTCGCCGTGACCGCCACCGTCGCGTAACGCATCGTGAAACTGCCGCCCATCGCGTCGATGGCGGCGCCGACGGCCTCCAGCACCTCTGCCAGCTGGTGCGACGGGAGTTGGGTGAAGGCGCCATGGGTGGGCAGCTGGTCCAGCCAGGCGTCCCGGGTGTAGGTCCACTCCCAGTCGAATCGCCACTCCTCCGGTTCGCTGAAGCCACCCGCCTCCCTGATCCCGTCGGCGACCCGGGTGCACACCACCTGATACCCGTCCCGGGTCTGCTGCGTCACCGCCTGGAGGTTGAACGGCGAGTCCGGCAGCACCCGGCGGCAGACCGCGGCGGAGGCGTCCGCCACCTCGGGCGGGAGCTGGAACACGTTCCAGAACGCCGCCAATCGGCCACCGGGCCGCAGCACCCGGCCCGCCTTGGCCGCTCCCGCCACCGCGTCCAACCAGTGCCAGGTCTGCCCGGCGATGACCGCGTCGAACGCCCGCCCGGCCGGGTCCCAGGCCTCGAATGCCGCCACCTCCACCTCGACCCCGCTGCGCCGCGCCAGGTCAGCCATTCGCGCGTCGATGTCGACCCCGAGCACCCGGCAGCCGGCCGCCTGGAATTGGCGGGCGGCGATACCGGTGCCGCAGCCGACGTCGAGGACCTCGGGGCCGGGGCCGGCGGCGACGATCCGGCGCACCATGGCGTCGGGATAGCGGGGCCGGGCCCGGTCATAGCGTGCGGCGTCCGCGCCGAACGACGCCGCTGCCTGGCAGGGCAGCTGAGGCTCACGCGCGGAGCGAGGGGCAGGCTCCGGAGGTAAAGTGGGCATGCGCCCACTATGGTGGGCACCTGCCCACTCGTCAACGGGTCGGGTCCGGCGAGGGAAGAGGAAGGCGCGGTATGCCGACAGGGGTGGCCATGCGCGACGCGCGCGGGCAGCTGTTCGACGCCGCGGAGCGCATTCTGCTCCGGGCCGGGCCGAACGCCCTGACCAGCCGCGCGGTCACCACGGAAGCAGGCTGCGCCAAGGGGGTCCTGCACCGGCACTTCGCCGACTTCGACGCCTTCCTCGCCGAGCTCGTACTGGACCGCATCGGCCGGATCGACCAACAGAGCACCGCCCTGCGCGAGTCCGCCGGGACCGGCACCGTCGCCGACAACCTCACCGGCGCCCTGCGGGACGTGTTCGGATCGCTCGCCGTGGCCATCGTCGGCCTGATCACCTCCCGGGACGTCCTGCGCACCCGGCTGCGCCAGGTCAGGCCGGCCGGTGTCCCCGTACTGACGGAAGCCACGGCCATGCTGGCCTCCTACCTCTCCGCGGAGCGCGACCTGGGCCGCATCGCGGCGGATGCCGATGTCGACACGCTCGCGCTCACGCTGATCGGGTCCGGGCATCTGCTGTTCGCCGGCCGGGAAGGCAGCCCGCCGGAGGCGGAGGCCGTCCACAAGGTCGTGACGACGGTCATCGCGGGCACCGCACCGGGGGCACCAGGCGCGGCTCCCCTGGGCGAGTAATTCCGCACGAGCCCAAGTCATCGGCCTTTCCGTGGACTTAGTGGAATCGGTGGGTTCAGTGGACTTACTAGACCTGGCGTCCGACCCAGGTGAGGGGAACGTCGTCCGTCGGCGCCTGGATGAGCACGCGTGCGGGAATCGCGACGGTCTTTTCCGCCTTTCCATCGGTGTTGTCGATCTTCTGGACGATGTATCCGGTGTACCACCCGGCGTTCGCGTGCGCTTGGAACGTCGCACCGGGCATTCCCTCCGGAACGGCGAAGTCCCGGCGCAGCTGGGACATGTTCGTCCACTTCTTCGTGGTTTCGGTCGACTGGTTGTACTCGCCGCCGCCCTCCAGGGCGATCCCTTTGTTGTCCGGCGAGGCGTTGATGGTGAGCTTGCCGCCCACCTTCCAGCCCTTGACCTCCTTTTCTTCCGTGCCGATGCCGGCCTCGGTCACGTAGGTGAGATGCGTCCCGCCGGGGGCCCTGTCCGTGGTCAGCAGCACCGGGTATTTCTTGTCGATCTTTCCCACAAAGCCACACGTCAGCTTGCGGGTTTGCTTCTCGAGCACATCGCTGGGCTGTCCGCATATGGACTTCGCATCCCAGTTGCCCAGCCAGCCGGGATCCTTGTCCTCCTTGCTGCTTGTGCGTTCCTCCGTGCCGTAATTCTCGAAACCCGGGGTGGAGCCGAAGCCCTCCAGCATCTTCTGGGCATCCTGAACCGCCTGGTCAGGTGAGTAGCCCGTCTTCTTCACGGCTTCGAGCGTGATCTCCTTGGTGTCCTGACCGGTGACCGGGTAGCCCTGGATGGCGGCCACGTCCTTGAGGGGCGCGAACGAGTTGATGTAGTCGATGACCTCCTCGTCGCTCTTGTAGAAGGGGGTCTTGTTCTCGTCGGCGGCCCAGGCCGTGGCGGGAGAGCCGGCGAGCGGGGCCGCGAGGAGCGCGGTCGCGACGACGAGGGCCGCGCGCCGGGCCCTCGCTGTCGGTGGCGTGCGGCGGGATGTGCGGGCGGAGGGTGTTCTGTCGTGTGACATCTCTTCTTCCTTCCTTGCGCGCGGGCGGCCGATACGTCAGCCTGTTCCCGAACTCGCCGAAGATTGCGGTAAGGAGATTTCCTCGCTTCGGCATATAAGGAGAGCGCCGCCGCTCGGCAGGGGTTCCCCGGACTTCCCGGTAACTTCCGTGGGATTCC is part of the Streptomyces platensis genome and harbors:
- a CDS encoding response regulator transcription factor; this translates as MIRVLVVHETRLLRSALTALLRDEEGIDAVAACWRSAPGRARSFRPQVCVVDGDCAGSVASAGPPGGPGCALLVLASACRPGTLRRAIAARARGFVDKDAPPARLLHAINLVAAGKRYVDHSLSPDFLEAADMPLTPRELSVLSLAAGGASVSEIARELHLSSGTVRNYMAAINRKTGARNRVDAIRISQGAGWV
- a CDS encoding ABC transporter ATP-binding protein, whose amino-acid sequence is MTTATARLLPRARRFLRRRTRVLLLLAGWSLLESAHTFLGGYGLAKALDQGFLAGHTGVGLIWLGVTALAVVVGGLAGRGVFRGLADLVEPLRDGLVRQVVSRSLTHAVAQPARAADSAVVSRLTNQTEIARDSFAGLVLVARSFVFTAAGAVFGLLSLAPELLLIVVPPLAAGLLLFLATLRPMAASQRAFLRADEDLATQFGAVAEGLRDVVACGAQQRTADRAYGVIEDEARAARQLARWAAVRCLALGLAGQLPILLLLVTAPWLLRQGLTPGAVLGALAYLTQSLLPALHTLMNALGSAGTRLLVVLDRLTTDAATEPRTAPPPATVQEPAPHVPVPPDDPRVELRAVTFAYGPAAQPVLHDLDLTVEAGEHLVVVGPSGIGKSTLTALVAGLLEPGHGEIHVAGRPVRAPSGTDPSLLRVLIPQQAYVFSGTLRENLLYLCPDGASPAALEAASDAVGLDALVHRLGGFDAPLEPGALSQGERQLIALGRAYLSPAPLVLLDEATCHLDPAAEMRAERAFAERPGTLIVVAHRITSARRADRILVLDGNRAICGTHDELLERSPLYRDLAGSWQPDAPERAENIAAKSRSLG
- a CDS encoding ABC transporter ATP-binding protein; translated protein: MPRTPGPSSPSAARRGPDPGVRSVLTGAFRHSPVRTLAVCLFSVASAGAALALPAVLGHTLDLVLGARPGLHGALVLCAVLLSAEVLLDALVALTGGVTTARSTAWLRRRGIDHLLSLAPHRVADRFTPGDLVTRLTGNAADAGTAPTAAATGLAAVITPVGALIALALTDIWLAAVFLAGLPLLTRLLRRFARGSSDSVRRYQRVQADLATRLVEALGGARTIAAAGTAGRERARVLAPLPELGAQGRQMWQIYGRAVVSSSILVPLLTTAVLAVGGIRLAYGSLSVGELLAASRYAALTAGLGGVVGQLNALVRSRAAAHRTGELLTLPTPAQGSRPLPADGPGRLELRAVTVLRGGTPALRDVDLVVPGGTTVAVVGHSGAGKSLLAAVAGRLTDPDSGQVLLDGIPLDEADPAQLRREIGYAFERPALFGATVGAAIGFGPYEPPDRAIEAAARAAGADSFVRLLPGGYAAPLTDAPLSGGEVQRLGLARAFAHAGRLLVLDDATSSLDSVTELHVRRALVHDVRTGSRLLIAHRVSSAARADLVAWLENGRLRAVAPHDRLWADADYRAVFAHTDDEDTRTAS
- a CDS encoding SapB/AmfS family lanthipeptide, with amino-acid sequence MSLLDLQTLETPKAEATEELHTGSRASLLLCGDSSLSVTTCN